The genomic stretch TACCAAATTAAAAAaataactcacccaataaccacatgtcttggcgttgagttgatcttaatctctgccatatccctgattgtctaataacatgtgcgtcatgggagctcccagggaacttagcattcagggacaggatctggagggatggcccacaaacaaccattacattcagagaatgaaacagtttcctgtttctataaatttcttcattatgtcttggtgggacaatagctacatgtgtgccatccacaaccccaataacatgtgggaagcgactaccaccttcctcaaattgccgcttcaccacatctagggcaccagcatccaaaggcatagcaataaattgcttaacacgctttaggaaagcctggctgacacgccgcaggaccttactgaactggccctgcgacatgccaaccaggtctccaaccacatgctggaatgagcctgtggccacaaaatgtaacacagcaaggaattgtgtcaatggtggtattgctgtaggataccgaattgaagactccagatcactctctattatggagagagtgtctaggattagatgtggtggcagcctgtatctacgcaaaaccacatcatctggcatcccaaaaagtatgacacgggtgcggaaaattggtggcctagcacgcctccgttgccttggttgatgaggagccggttggggggctggcggttggggtgggagtgcttccgtgggttggggtgggagggcttctgcagccacaaagaccgacatcaccaacttaaaataaagataataatattgagaataagacaaatgcaaaaaaaaaaatgtacaaccttaaaactaaataaaaattcagggtgtaaacttactgcaggagcatacgacattgttTCTGGATTCAATTACAGACCAATTTGAAATTGAGACAAAAAAGGAGAAACACAaattaaaaaagggaaaaaaaaacatagtttaacccctaaaaaaaaaaaaaacctaccaaacagacacataataagagctaaaacaaaaaaaaatacaccTAAGTATAAATAATGAAAATTATGTTATAATTCTAAACTAGATTCCACACAAAATGTagtcctttagtagctattacaggcaatAACATCACTACTTTGCAGAACAATCCTGGAAATAATAAGTGTATTTTTTCAAAATAGTGCTGACAAACATAATGaaaacactttgaacacacacatactccacaacacacaggcctaggggacttacctgctcgtcaaaataagacactcaattagtgtcacaagctgtgtccacaaaaaagaccagaatttggccacaaaatcAAAATGGAGTCCTTCTCCAAAAAGAAACACCTAcaaaagacacaaaatgagactaagaccaaCATTTTAACATTACTCCACAAAACAGAAACAGTAAAGTACAGGTTATGTGcaaaaattacataaaaaaatcaacattgaaaacaaaattaaaaaaaaactaagtaCATCAGAAAAACACCTGCATTGCACCAACAAACATACTTGCATTTAACAACACGATTGCACGAATACGCACAAACGGAACTTCGCAAAAATTAATTAATACAGTGTATATGCTAAAAGCAAAAAAACGGAAAAttgtatgcttgacaatgctaaaattactcactcagaaaagtccaagAGCACCTTATCGCACGAGCCAGAAACACAAACTCCATTCATCACcaaaacactcacagcgtgcaaaccaggccattaaataagcagtacaatcagtagcaagattagcatactgtacacctgtgtgaatgaacgcgccgcacgtaggtataaataggcacacacctgggcgtacagacgACATCTGCAACATAgctactcgtgaggaattagcagcagagatggaccgcattatgcagcagcagatggcattggcgaaagaACGCATCGAGTGCCAGAGACGGatgatggaatccgcctctgcggatgttgaagaggcaggacccagtactcgggaaatgtcagcttctgagccccaacaattaagtggggataccctgccacacacacatactggccaaactaATGGAggatcagcattagccacacaagcacaacagacagaagctgctagtgacgaggaagatggtgaggagcagcaggaagaaagctcacaggctacctccagacgtaagaaaagacagccagcattcactaagagggagttgcgtgttttggtcacgcaggccatgtccaaaatacatagaggccccaaaaacatgggtgctgctacgaaagatcgcatctggagggacatcacacattctgtgaatgaagttggctctgtcgtcagaacatcacaggaagttagacgacggtaagtgcatcttggcagtccattctctgtgctaagttgtcttaaaaatgtagttacatgtgatgttatgtata from Pseudophryne corroboree isolate aPseCor3 chromosome 5, aPseCor3.hap2, whole genome shotgun sequence encodes the following:
- the LOC134929176 gene encoding putative nuclease HARBI1, giving the protein MSYAPALVMSVFVAAEALPPQPTEALPPQPPAPQPAPHQPRQRRRARPPIFRTRVILFGMPDDVVLRRYRLPPHLILDTLSIIESDLESSIRYPTAIPPLTQFLAVLHFVATGSFQHVVGDLVGMSQGQFSKVLRRVSQAFLKRVKQFIAMPLDAGALDVVKRQFEEGGSRFPHVIGVVDGTHVAIVPPRHNEEIYRNRKLFHSLNVMVVCGPSLQILSLNAKFPGSSHDAHVIRQSGIWQRLRSTQRQDMWLLGDRGYPCTPWLMSPYRNPRPGPQTAFNSALTATRQLVERTIGVLKGRFRVLHRTGGDIMYSPEMASKIVVLCAILHNIAVRSRVELPDTEELPDEEPGVGRRFGGGSVSRRGSQVRASIVQEYFS